In Francisella salimarina, the genomic window GGATTCACTTATCTTTTGAGTTATTGCTTTTAGGTAGATTGATTACGGCTTTAGGATCATCTGTTGGATTGGTTTGTACGTTTATTATTTTGAATCACTCTGTAGAACCATCTAGAGCAAAGACAGCACTGTCATTTGCTAGTATATCTTTTGCATTGTCTGTAACTTTAGCTATCATGATAGGTGGCTTTGTTAATTACTATTCACATTGGAACTACTGCTTTTATGTTCTATTAGCTCATGGGGTTGCGATGTATTTATTTACTTATTTATATCAAAATGAAACACCTAGTATTTCAAAGATTAATGTTGGCAATATTTTTTCAGGGTATATAAATGCATTATCAAGTCCAAAACTTTTGATTTTTGCTTTTATAATAGGTGTAATGTCAACATTTAGTTATTGCTATACGACAGCTGCGCCATTTATTACTCAGCAACTTTTTGATTTTAATAGTGCTGAATTAGGTACTTATAATGCTATGACTATAGTAGGTATTATAGCGGGCTCATTTGGCGCAGCAAAAATTATCAATAGTTATGATAATGTTCTAGTTTTGAAAATTGCAATTGCTACTTTGTTGGTTAGTTTTATGATTATAGCTTCTATGGCATATTTTGATATTATTACGCCGATTATGTTTTTTGGTATTATTACGCTGATGTATTTTATTACAAGTTTCATATATCCGGCAGCATCACATATAGCATCCAATGCTTTAGCTGATGACAAAGCGAGTGCTTCTGCAATGATGAATTTTATAAACATGGCAGTTGCAGTTTTATCGGTAAGCATCATGGGCTATATAAGCTTAGATTATATATATAGTTTTGTTGTTATTTGTTTAGTGGTGTCAGTTACTGCATTTTTCTTTTTGTTTCTAAAAGGTTTTGCTAAGGAATAATCTTGGTAATATCCTAGCTATAGGTTTTTATATATAGTAAAATCATAGCCATATCAATTAATTACTTTTTTGCGTTAATATGTCATCTTTAGAAAGGGTAAATGGTTTTTTTGAAGCAAGTATTCAAGCAAAGATTGAGACAGCAAATATTTTACCTCCAGCTATTGCACAGGCTGCAAAAGCGATGGTGTCTTGTTTAGAAAATGGTGGTAAAATTCTAGTATGTGGTAATGGCGGATCAGCAGCTATAGCGCAGCATTTCACCTCTAAGCTTCTAAATCATTTTGATATGGAGAGACCTCCTTTACCAGCAGTAGCCTTAACAGCGGATGTTGCAACAATTACAGCTGTTGGAGATCACTATGGATTTGCCCATATTTTCTCTAAGCAAGTAGCAGCATTAGGCAATGAAGACGATATTTTATTAGTTGTATCTGCAAATGGTGACTCACAAAATATTATCAATGCTGTTGAAGAAGCACATGACTTAGATATGAAAGTTGTTGCATTGACTGGTGCAATCGGTGGTAGATTGCAAGCTATGTACAATGCAGATGATATCGAGTTAAGGGTTCCTTCTGACAATATGGCAAATATTCAAGAGAACCATTTTCTTATAATTCATTGTTTGTGTGATATTATAGACCAGAAATTATTTGTAGGCTTAGAAGATTAATATAATGACATTTAAAACTATATTAAAGAATGTATGTATTGTTTTGTTCTTTTTAAGCTTATCAGCTTGTGGAGTTATTGAGCCTTATACGGCTCCTGTTCCTCAAGGTAAAGAGATTAAGAATAAAAAACTTTTTGATATCAAGCCTAATATGACTAAAGGCGAGGTTGTTTATATATTAGGCTCGCCAGATATTATCGATACATTTAATCCAAACCAGTATATTTATATAAATACATATAAAAAACATATGACTGATACTGATTATAGTGAGTCAAAACTAATACTAACTTTTAATAATCAAGATAGATTGATAGGTATATCAGGTAATTATGCTCCACCAACTGATGAACCAGTTTTCTAAATTAATAAAAATATGAAAAAACAAAATATATTCAATATCCTAATTATTAGTGCTATTGCTGTAGGATTTTTATTCCTCAACTTTTGTCAACCTATCTTTGCAGATGATTTTGGTAGATTATCTGCGTCAGCTTTAACCAAAGGCAATTTGATAAGTATAGTATATAACCAATATTTGAACTGGACAGGCAGGGTATCTGCAGAGTATTTGGCTTACTTGCTTTTCAATAAAGATCACCTTGTTATAAGCCTCTTTATTATAGATATATTAAACTCTATACTTTTTAGTATATTTATCATTCTCAGTTTTAAAATTGTAAGTAAGGATCAATATGAACTTAGCTCCAAACGCTTTGTGATTTTTTTCTTTTTCTTGAGTTTTATTTTTTTATACTCTGGGGTGATAGGTAATGCTTTATGGAAAACAGCGGCAATTCAGTACTTCTGGGGAATTGTATTGTTGGTAGGGTATTATTACTTTATTTTTATAAGGCAAAAAAACTCCATAACTTTTAGTATTTTTGTAGGAATTTTTATAGGTTTATATAATGAAATATATGTAGGAGTTTTAACTATCCTTTTATTAGCATATTTCCTTGACTGTAAATTGGACAATAAGAGTATCAATAGAAATGTAGTTTACTTTTTTGTCGCCCTTATAGTAGGAGGTATTATATTGGCAGTAGCTCCTGGTAATTATAAAAGACTAGATGTTTTAGCAGGTTCGAGAAATATTGATTTGTTACAGAATATAAAGTTTATGTGGCAACTATTGATTTATCATCCTTATGCGAAGCTTTTGCATTATATGTTGGCTTTTATAGGACTGCTTTTAATTTTGGATAAGGATATTAGGCTTAAAACAAAGTTTATTTATTTTGCTGCATTGATTAGTTCTTTGTTCGTTTTGACTCCGATTGTTGGCCAGTATGGAGGATTAAACCAAAGAGTTTTAATGATTTATTATGTACTATTTTTTATGATTATTTTTGGATTATTATATAATTCTAAAAATGTTTTTATTATAAGGTTTATTGAAATTCTTTGTAGATTATCCTGGCTGCTGTTGATTTTACTTTTATTTCAGTTATGGATGCTTTTCTCAGTTTACGATTCATTACATGATTATGAATCGCAAAGACAGCAACTAATACACTATTATCATGAGCATGATGTCAAATCTGCATCTTTTCCGGTAGATTATAGGCTCTATTTAGATAAAAATTATAGATTTGTCTACTTTGATGATATTACTTTTAATAAAAATGATTGGAGAAATAAGGGCTTTGCTAATTACTATGGTTTTGATAGTGTTGTATTAAAAAGATAAATTATAAACCAAAGTAAAACTCAGTATCTGTTTCATTTACGATTACACGATAATCTATAGAGACATCAGAGTCATTACACAAGGATTTCAAATCACTCAATAAAATATTTCCTAATAATTTCCTTAGTTTAGGACTTCTACCTGGTAGAATGTCAATCTCAAGTTGAATAAAGCCATCAAAGTTACTTGAACTGTCGCC contains:
- a CDS encoding MFS transporter, yielding MKNYKIILLLSYISIASASAVILNPALPHISSELNLANGQVEWIVSIFLVGYVVGQLIYGPIARRFGSVSTLRIGLVINLIGIIVCIFGGIHLSFELLLLGRLITALGSSVGLVCTFIILNHSVEPSRAKTALSFASISFALSVTLAIMIGGFVNYYSHWNYCFYVLLAHGVAMYLFTYLYQNETPSISKINVGNIFSGYINALSSPKLLIFAFIIGVMSTFSYCYTTAAPFITQQLFDFNSAELGTYNAMTIVGIIAGSFGAAKIINSYDNVLVLKIAIATLLVSFMIIASMAYFDIITPIMFFGIITLMYFITSFIYPAASHIASNALADDKASASAMMNFINMAVAVLSVSIMGYISLDYIYSFVVICLVVSVTAFFFLFLKGFAKE
- a CDS encoding SIS domain-containing protein — its product is MSSLERVNGFFEASIQAKIETANILPPAIAQAAKAMVSCLENGGKILVCGNGGSAAIAQHFTSKLLNHFDMERPPLPAVALTADVATITAVGDHYGFAHIFSKQVAALGNEDDILLVVSANGDSQNIINAVEEAHDLDMKVVALTGAIGGRLQAMYNADDIELRVPSDNMANIQENHFLIIHCLCDIIDQKLFVGLED
- a CDS encoding outer membrane protein assembly factor BamE codes for the protein MTFKTILKNVCIVLFFLSLSACGVIEPYTAPVPQGKEIKNKKLFDIKPNMTKGEVVYILGSPDIIDTFNPNQYIYINTYKKHMTDTDYSESKLILTFNNQDRLIGISGNYAPPTDEPVF
- a CDS encoding DUF6056 family protein, producing MKKQNIFNILIISAIAVGFLFLNFCQPIFADDFGRLSASALTKGNLISIVYNQYLNWTGRVSAEYLAYLLFNKDHLVISLFIIDILNSILFSIFIILSFKIVSKDQYELSSKRFVIFFFFLSFIFLYSGVIGNALWKTAAIQYFWGIVLLVGYYYFIFIRQKNSITFSIFVGIFIGLYNEIYVGVLTILLLAYFLDCKLDNKSINRNVVYFFVALIVGGIILAVAPGNYKRLDVLAGSRNIDLLQNIKFMWQLLIYHPYAKLLHYMLAFIGLLLILDKDIRLKTKFIYFAALISSLFVLTPIVGQYGGLNQRVLMIYYVLFFMIIFGLLYNSKNVFIIRFIEILCRLSWLLLILLLFQLWMLFSVYDSLHDYESQRQQLIHYYHEHDVKSASFPVDYRLYLDKNYRFVYFDDITFNKNDWRNKGFANYYGFDSVVLKR